DNA sequence from the Halichoerus grypus chromosome 8, mHalGry1.hap1.1, whole genome shotgun sequence genome:
GTAGAAACATAATAAATGGTTCTCATATTTCTAtaacttttctctctttcctcacgATAGGTCCCGACGTTTTTAGTTCAAAGAGCCTTGCCCTTCAAGCCCAGAAGAAGATCCTGAGCAAAATCGCCAGCAAAACCATGGCGAACATGTTGATTGATGACACCAGCAGTGAGATCTTCGATGAGCTCTACAAAGTCACCAGAGAGCACACCCACAACAAGAAGGAAGCCCACAAGATCATGAAAGACTTGATCAAGGTGGCGATCAAAATCGGAATACTCTACCGGCACAACCAGTTCAGCCAGGACGAGGTGGTCATCGTGGAGAAGCTCAGGAAGAAGCTGAACCAGACGGCCATGACCATCGTCAG
Encoded proteins:
- the TNFAIP8L3 gene encoding tumor necrosis factor alpha-induced protein 8-like protein 3; translated protein: MDSDSGEQSEGEPVTAAGPDVFSSKSLALQAQKKILSKIASKTMANMLIDDTSSEIFDELYKVTREHTHNKKEAHKIMKDLIKVAIKIGILYRHNQFSQDEVVIVEKLRKKLNQTAMTIVSFYEVEYTFDRNVLSKLLHECKDLVHELVQRHLTPRTHGRINHVFNHFADVEFLSTLYSLDGDCRPNLKRMCEGIHKLLDEKVL